In Mailhella massiliensis, a genomic segment contains:
- a CDS encoding SAM-dependent methyltransferase yields the protein MSSKPLIAYVAARGFERDLLDELRLHDVHVREVKGGLVLAEGLFYSAWAQNIWLEPFFQPIASVGEAVRILKSIQRNWKLHAVDFHRRAALIESQLPPVKARPLAFGQRAPSSPLGAWTLWDHDTLLVSATCSSAFPDGEVRFEEDRENPPSRAYLKLWETFTLFDRTPRPGELCVDLGSAPGGWTWVLATLGAKVFSIDKSPIDRRVAAMKGVDHCLGSGFGLEPRTAGYVDWLFSDMACYPERLLGTVRQWLDEEAAGNFVCTIKLQGATDHVVVQAFRDIPGSRVVHLSCNKHELTWVNLKEWREGGR from the coding sequence ATGTCAAGTAAGCCGCTTATCGCCTATGTGGCGGCCCGGGGCTTTGAACGGGATCTGCTGGATGAGCTTCGGCTTCACGACGTGCATGTGCGCGAAGTGAAGGGCGGCCTTGTTCTTGCCGAGGGCCTGTTTTATTCCGCCTGGGCGCAGAACATCTGGCTGGAGCCTTTTTTCCAGCCCATAGCCTCCGTGGGCGAGGCCGTGCGCATTCTCAAGTCCATACAGCGGAACTGGAAGCTGCACGCCGTGGATTTTCACCGCAGGGCCGCGCTCATCGAGTCGCAGCTCCCGCCGGTGAAGGCCAGACCGCTGGCTTTCGGGCAGCGTGCGCCTTCCTCCCCTCTGGGGGCATGGACCTTGTGGGATCACGATACGCTGCTGGTTTCCGCGACATGCTCCTCCGCCTTTCCCGACGGGGAGGTGCGCTTCGAGGAGGACCGCGAGAATCCGCCGAGCCGTGCCTATCTCAAGCTGTGGGAGACCTTCACGCTTTTCGACCGCACCCCCCGTCCGGGCGAGCTTTGTGTGGATCTGGGCTCCGCTCCCGGCGGCTGGACGTGGGTTCTTGCCACGCTCGGGGCGAAGGTGTTCAGCATCGACAAATCGCCCATAGACAGACGTGTGGCGGCCATGAAGGGCGTGGATCACTGCCTCGGCAGCGGTTTCGGTCTGGAGCCCCGCACGGCGGGGTATGTGGACTGGCTTTTTTCCGATATGGCCTGCTACCCGGAAAGACTGCTCGGTACGGTGAGGCAGTGGCTGGACGAGGAGGCCGCAGGGAACTTCGTGTGCACCATCAAGCTTCAGGGGGCCACCGATCACGTTGTGGTGCAGGCGTTCCGGGACATTCCGGGGTCGCGCGTGGTGCACCTTTCGTGCAATAAACACGAGCTGACGTGGGTCAATTTGAAGGAATGGCGCGAAGGCGGCCGCTAG
- the selB gene encoding selenocysteine-specific translation elongation factor, with amino-acid sequence MSVIMGTAGHIDHGKTSLIRALTGIDCDRLGEEKRRGITIELGFAYVDLPGGERMGVVDMPGHERFVRTMVAGASGIDFVLLVISADEGVMPQTREHLEICTLLGVRHGIVALTKIDMVDADMLELATEDVRDFLKGTFLEGAPIFPVSSVTGQGLDALRAAIAEQSRRQVRRRSDLFRLPVDRVFSLKGHGTVVTGTLVSGSAACGDEVELLPSGRRSHIRSIQSHGQGQETAEAGHRISLNLHGLAVEDISRGDVVTHVGTMKNSKRWIVELTCLKSSPRGLRHRGEVHFHHSARELAARLYFYDRDRLEPGETALAEAHFSEPVAGVFADRCIIRAFSPLRTVAGGSILYPLDTAPRRSHIDETMRGRLLALPEADAETRTAVQLELSGRFGATLSDLSILTDLSGKQLEKQLSAMSGKGGAFCWDKDAKCWISPVWLERLMARALAATEAFHKKNPLEHGMAKGVILSGMGAGVPPKLAHYVLERLLRSGRLMAEGELLRLPEHKVSLADDQQALKEALLKAHQASPLMPPNHTELFAELGISARQAQPIFKLLVGEGSLVKIKEDLYYLSSVMEELRQKVRDFLLAHAEITPGDFRDISGISRKNGIALLEHFDKEQLTMRVGDKRVLRGRSA; translated from the coding sequence ATGTCTGTCATCATGGGAACCGCCGGGCACATCGACCACGGCAAGACTTCGCTCATCAGGGCGCTTACGGGTATAGATTGCGACCGCCTCGGCGAAGAGAAGCGCCGCGGCATCACCATTGAACTGGGTTTTGCCTATGTGGATCTCCCGGGCGGCGAACGCATGGGCGTTGTGGACATGCCCGGGCATGAGCGCTTCGTGCGTACCATGGTGGCCGGAGCCTCGGGCATCGATTTCGTGCTGCTCGTCATTTCCGCCGACGAGGGCGTCATGCCGCAGACGCGCGAACACCTGGAAATCTGCACGCTTCTGGGCGTGCGCCACGGTATTGTGGCTCTGACCAAGATCGACATGGTGGATGCCGACATGCTCGAACTCGCCACCGAAGACGTGCGGGATTTTCTGAAGGGGACCTTTCTGGAAGGCGCGCCCATATTCCCCGTGTCCTCCGTCACCGGTCAGGGACTTGATGCCCTGCGCGCAGCCATAGCCGAGCAGAGCCGCCGTCAGGTACGCCGCAGATCCGACTTGTTCCGGCTTCCGGTGGACCGCGTGTTCTCCCTCAAGGGGCACGGCACCGTGGTCACGGGGACGCTGGTTTCCGGCTCCGCCGCCTGCGGCGACGAGGTGGAGCTTCTGCCGAGCGGCAGGCGCTCCCATATCCGCAGCATACAGAGCCACGGCCAGGGGCAGGAAACGGCCGAGGCCGGACACCGTATTTCCCTGAATCTGCACGGACTTGCCGTGGAGGACATAAGCCGCGGCGACGTGGTCACCCATGTGGGAACCATGAAGAATTCCAAGCGCTGGATTGTGGAGCTGACGTGCCTCAAATCTTCTCCCCGCGGTCTCCGGCACAGGGGCGAGGTCCATTTCCATCACAGCGCAAGAGAGCTTGCGGCCCGTTTGTATTTTTACGACCGCGACCGCCTCGAACCCGGCGAAACCGCTCTGGCGGAGGCGCATTTTTCCGAACCCGTGGCCGGCGTTTTCGCCGACCGCTGCATCATACGCGCCTTTTCTCCCCTGCGTACCGTGGCGGGCGGCTCCATCCTTTATCCTCTGGATACGGCTCCGCGCCGCAGCCATATCGACGAGACCATGCGCGGGAGGCTGCTTGCCCTGCCCGAGGCCGATGCGGAAACGCGCACGGCCGTGCAGCTGGAGCTTTCCGGGCGCTTCGGCGCAACGCTTTCCGACCTTTCCATTCTTACCGACCTTTCGGGAAAGCAGCTTGAGAAGCAGCTTTCCGCCATGTCCGGCAAGGGCGGAGCCTTCTGCTGGGACAAGGATGCGAAGTGCTGGATTTCCCCGGTGTGGCTGGAACGGCTCATGGCACGCGCTCTTGCCGCCACAGAGGCCTTTCACAAAAAGAATCCCCTGGAACACGGTATGGCCAAGGGCGTTATCCTTTCGGGCATGGGCGCGGGCGTGCCCCCCAAGCTTGCGCATTATGTGCTGGAGAGGCTCCTGCGTTCGGGCCGACTCATGGCCGAGGGCGAGCTGCTCCGCCTGCCGGAACACAAAGTTTCTCTGGCGGACGATCAGCAGGCTTTGAAGGAGGCGCTTTTAAAGGCGCATCAGGCCTCGCCCCTCATGCCGCCGAATCATACCGAGCTTTTCGCGGAACTCGGCATAAGCGCGCGGCAGGCGCAGCCCATATTCAAGCTGCTGGTGGGAGAAGGCTCTCTTGTGAAGATCAAGGAAGACCTCTACTACCTTTCCTCCGTGATGGAGGAACTCCGGCAGAAGGTGCGCGACTTCCTGCTCGCCCATGCCGAAATCACCCCGGGCGACTTTCGCGATATTTCGGGTATCTCCCGCAAGAACGGCATCGCCCTTCTGGAGCATTTCGACAAGGAGCAGCTCACCATGCGCGTAGGCGACAAGCGTGTGCTGCGCGGCAGGAGTGCGTGA
- a CDS encoding YIP1 family protein: MIIECPSCRFRRDVPDASIRPGKKYKVTCPRCSGVFHFSLPEEGEIPPAEPVAESVSSPRAEAPSSPAREEAPAAEHRAQVPHLSTEQEGDDPLPPGAQIPEFDKEEPAGPREEKPEEKPVQHKPSGFWEHWQSIREHVREYDEGREEDASRSDGRPEGAPWESPEYYGFWGSFSRTLLGVLFHAPDFFRHVRCSFSVIRPILFYVLLSLFQMLASRLWSMKFLQELTTTATDPQVLAMAETLMRSMNLPLMLLVTPFFSIFQAVILAGLYHLMIRMVQPDRADFATTLRVVCYSAAPLVFCIVPMVGSFIASVWFVAAAFIGCKFALRLSWVRTVLALLPLYILEFALVSQIPAFMAGM; the protein is encoded by the coding sequence ATGATTATAGAATGTCCTTCCTGCCGTTTCCGTCGCGATGTGCCCGATGCCTCCATCCGCCCCGGCAAAAAATATAAAGTGACCTGCCCGCGCTGTTCCGGCGTATTCCATTTTTCTCTGCCGGAAGAGGGAGAGATTCCGCCTGCGGAACCGGTGGCGGAAAGCGTATCTTCCCCCCGCGCGGAGGCTCCTTCCTCCCCTGCGCGCGAGGAAGCTCCCGCAGCGGAACACAGGGCGCAGGTTCCGCACCTTTCCACGGAACAGGAAGGCGACGACCCCCTTCCTCCCGGTGCGCAGATTCCCGAGTTCGACAAGGAGGAACCCGCCGGTCCCAGGGAGGAAAAGCCCGAGGAAAAACCGGTTCAGCACAAGCCTTCCGGCTTCTGGGAACACTGGCAGAGCATACGGGAGCATGTGCGCGAGTATGACGAGGGGCGAGAGGAAGATGCCTCCCGCAGCGACGGCCGCCCTGAAGGCGCCCCCTGGGAAAGCCCGGAGTATTACGGATTCTGGGGCAGTTTTTCGCGTACGCTCCTCGGCGTGCTTTTTCATGCGCCGGACTTCTTCCGTCATGTGCGCTGCAGCTTCTCCGTCATCCGTCCCATTCTTTTCTATGTGCTCCTGAGTCTTTTCCAGATGCTTGCCTCCCGTCTGTGGTCCATGAAGTTTCTGCAGGAACTCACCACCACGGCCACGGACCCGCAGGTGCTTGCCATGGCCGAGACGCTCATGCGGAGCATGAACCTGCCGCTCATGCTGCTGGTCACGCCGTTCTTTTCCATTTTCCAGGCCGTGATTCTGGCGGGCCTTTATCATCTGATGATCCGCATGGTGCAGCCCGACAGGGCGGATTTCGCCACCACGCTGCGCGTGGTGTGCTACAGTGCTGCTCCGCTCGTGTTCTGCATCGTGCCCATGGTGGGGAGCTTCATCGCCTCCGTCTGGTTCGTGGCGGCGGCGTTCATCGGCTGCAAGTTCGCCCTGCGCCTTTCCTGGGTGCGTACCGTGCTGGCGCTTCTGCCTCTGTATATTCTGGAATTTGCGCTGGTTTCCCAGATTCCCGCCTTCATGGCCGGGATGTGA
- a CDS encoding MATE family efflux transporter has protein sequence MFRHFSKQETRNLVFLAIPVFLGQIAQIAMSFVDTVVAGRASPVDMAAVAVATSFWIPGIMFGQGLIMAITPLVAQALGAGNRMKSRHFLRQGLWLALAISVLLMSIFFAISATITIWGDMDPLLAKKTSEYLFAVLFGVPALMLFVVQRCFLEGHGRTRPAMVAGFIGLALNVPLNIIFVFGKFGLPAMGAAGCGLATAILFWFMAASMTFFVRHTDRAALAVEKPSAALLKRIARIGLPGAFAMLNETAAFALIALIVSPLGVTTVAGHQIAINVSAFVWMCPFSIGAASTIRVGTLLGAGDIGAAKRARLTALTITLFMACVLALLIYLVRYPVAELYTRDAAVIEMAGLLLICEVFYQFPDGIQTNTLCSLRGWNDTRAIFCISFIAYWVVSLPLGWILCMTDMLTEKPLGVLGFWIALIAGLSVAAVLYLWRIHRLEHLSVEAMKRKIGR, from the coding sequence ATGTTCAGGCATTTCAGCAAACAGGAAACCCGCAATCTGGTCTTTCTCGCCATTCCCGTCTTTCTCGGCCAGATCGCGCAGATAGCCATGTCGTTCGTGGATACGGTGGTGGCGGGCCGTGCAAGCCCCGTGGATATGGCCGCCGTGGCCGTGGCCACCTCGTTCTGGATTCCGGGCATCATGTTCGGCCAGGGACTCATCATGGCCATCACGCCGCTTGTGGCGCAGGCCCTCGGCGCGGGCAACAGAATGAAGAGCAGGCATTTTCTGCGTCAGGGGCTGTGGCTGGCCCTTGCCATATCCGTCCTGCTCATGAGCATCTTCTTCGCCATAAGCGCCACCATCACCATCTGGGGCGACATGGACCCGCTGCTGGCGAAAAAGACTTCGGAATACCTTTTCGCCGTGCTCTTCGGCGTGCCTGCGCTCATGCTTTTCGTCGTGCAGCGCTGCTTTCTGGAAGGACACGGAAGAACGCGTCCCGCCATGGTGGCGGGCTTCATCGGCCTCGCGCTCAACGTGCCGCTCAACATCATCTTCGTATTCGGCAAGTTCGGCCTGCCCGCCATGGGCGCCGCCGGCTGCGGTCTGGCCACGGCCATTCTTTTCTGGTTCATGGCCGCATCCATGACGTTCTTCGTGCGGCACACCGACAGGGCCGCCCTCGCCGTGGAAAAGCCCTCCGCCGCGCTTTTGAAGCGCATCGCCCGCATAGGGCTGCCCGGGGCCTTTGCCATGCTCAATGAAACGGCGGCCTTTGCGCTCATCGCGCTCATCGTTTCCCCGCTCGGCGTCACCACCGTGGCCGGTCATCAGATCGCCATCAACGTAAGCGCCTTCGTCTGGATGTGCCCCTTCTCCATAGGCGCAGCCTCCACCATCCGTGTGGGGACCCTGCTCGGCGCGGGCGACATAGGCGCGGCCAAACGCGCAAGACTCACGGCGCTGACCATCACGCTGTTCATGGCCTGCGTTCTGGCCCTTCTCATCTATCTTGTACGCTACCCCGTGGCGGAACTGTACACCAGGGATGCGGCCGTCATCGAAATGGCAGGCCTGCTGCTCATCTGCGAAGTGTTCTACCAGTTCCCCGACGGCATACAGACCAATACGCTCTGTTCCCTGCGCGGCTGGAACGATACGCGGGCCATTTTCTGCATATCCTTCATCGCCTACTGGGTGGTCAGCCTGCCTCTCGGCTGGATACTGTGCATGACGGATATGCTCACGGAAAAACCGCTGGGCGTGCTGGGTTTCTGGATAGCCCTCATCGCAGGGCTCAGCGTGGCCGCCGTGCTCTATCTCTGGCGAATCCATAGGCTGGAGCATCTTTCCGTGGAAGCCATGAAACGGAAAATAGGGCGCTGA
- a CDS encoding exonuclease domain-containing protein, giving the protein MAVVVALDFETSDKYADSACALGMVRMENGRVVSDWYSLIRPPRSRVYFTEIHGLTWEMLKDRKSFAELWPDMAAFMQGAELFVAHNATFDRRVLHGCCRAFGLIPPSAPFVCTVKGSRRRLRLPHHRLNDVCDYLGLELDHHNAASDAMAAARIYLYLRSIGMTDEEMMLKEKG; this is encoded by the coding sequence ATGGCGGTCGTGGTGGCCCTTGATTTTGAAACATCCGACAAATACGCCGACAGCGCCTGCGCGCTGGGGATGGTCCGCATGGAAAACGGGCGCGTGGTGTCGGACTGGTACAGCCTCATACGGCCGCCCCGTTCCCGCGTGTATTTTACCGAGATACACGGGCTTACCTGGGAGATGCTCAAAGACCGGAAGAGCTTTGCCGAGCTGTGGCCGGACATGGCGGCCTTCATGCAGGGGGCGGAACTTTTTGTGGCGCACAATGCGACTTTCGACAGACGTGTGCTCCATGGCTGCTGCCGTGCTTTCGGCCTCATTCCGCCTTCCGCGCCCTTCGTCTGTACGGTAAAGGGTTCGCGGCGCAGACTCCGTCTGCCGCATCACAGGCTGAACGATGTGTGCGATTACCTCGGCCTGGAGCTGGATCATCACAATGCCGCTTCCGACGCCATGGCTGCGGCGCGTATCTACCTGTATCTGCGCTCGATCGGCATGACGGATGAGGAGATGATGCTCAAGGAGAAAGGTTAG
- the rpsP gene encoding 30S ribosomal protein S16, with protein sequence MSVKVRMTRSGSKKRPFYRIVAINSDSRRDGRPLEFLGYYNPNTNPGTLSIDNDKLQAWVGKGAELSDTVRTLLKKLGK encoded by the coding sequence ATGTCTGTTAAAGTGAGAATGACCCGCTCTGGTTCCAAGAAGCGCCCCTTCTACCGCATCGTGGCTATCAACAGCGACAGCCGCCGCGACGGTCGCCCGCTGGAATTCCTGGGCTACTACAACCCCAACACCAACCCCGGCACCCTGAGCATCGACAACGACAAGCTCCAGGCCTGGGTCGGCAAGGGCGCCGAACTGTCCGACACCGTGCGCACCCTCCTCAAGAAGCTGGGCAAGTAA
- a CDS encoding phosphatidylglycerophosphatase A has product MTFFDKAVLHFSRLGPAGLSPWAPGTAGSFLAVVLAPFVYLPLTLPWRLAVLALLFVVGALAASRAEILLGRQDPGCVVIDELVGQWISMLCLGSFSLSSTGKDILFLMVPFLFFRFFDILKPWPVHASESWLPAGWGIMIDDVLAGIWALLCVSVIAAILHVVFPGILTL; this is encoded by the coding sequence ATGACTTTTTTCGATAAAGCGGTTCTGCATTTTTCCCGTCTCGGCCCGGCCGGACTTTCCCCCTGGGCGCCCGGCACGGCGGGTTCCTTTCTTGCCGTCGTCCTCGCACCTTTCGTCTACCTTCCCCTGACGCTGCCGTGGCGTCTCGCGGTGCTGGCGCTGCTTTTCGTGGTGGGGGCGCTTGCCGCCTCCCGTGCGGAAATTCTGCTCGGCAGGCAGGACCCCGGTTGCGTGGTCATCGACGAACTGGTCGGACAGTGGATAAGTATGCTCTGCCTGGGAAGCTTTTCCCTTTCCTCCACAGGAAAGGACATCCTCTTCCTCATGGTTCCCTTTCTCTTCTTCCGTTTCTTCGACATTCTCAAGCCGTGGCCCGTACATGCTTCGGAAAGCTGGCTTCCCGCCGGCTGGGGCATCATGATCGACGATGTTCTGGCCGGTATCTGGGCACTTTTATGCGTGAGCGTCATCGCGGCGATTCTCCATGTCGTTTTCCCCGGCATACTGACCTTGTGA
- the ruvX gene encoding Holliday junction resolvase RuvX has protein sequence MKYLAIDYGLKRVGIAVSDMDGHFAFPRCTLKRETKAAFFAELLALLEEEKAGAIVVGLPLYTDGTECLTTVQVRHFVESLKRRTALPVYWMNEVLSSAAAEHELYDFGMGYREVKKVVDQQAAVLILESFLDQPEERRLRA, from the coding sequence ATGAAATACCTTGCCATCGATTACGGTCTCAAACGTGTGGGCATTGCCGTTTCCGATATGGACGGACACTTTGCCTTTCCCCGCTGCACCCTGAAAAGGGAAACCAAGGCGGCCTTCTTCGCCGAGCTTCTGGCTCTTCTGGAAGAGGAAAAGGCCGGGGCCATTGTCGTGGGACTGCCCCTGTACACCGACGGAACGGAATGCCTCACCACCGTGCAGGTGCGCCACTTCGTGGAATCGCTGAAGCGACGTACGGCGCTGCCCGTGTACTGGATGAATGAGGTATTGAGCAGCGCGGCTGCGGAACATGAACTTTACGATTTCGGCATGGGCTACCGGGAAGTGAAAAAAGTGGTGGATCAGCAGGCCGCCGTTCTTATTCTCGAAAGCTTCCTCGATCAGCCGGAAGAAAGGAGACTGCGGGCATGA
- the mltG gene encoding endolytic transglycosylase MltG: MSQEQPTPEERHEVPQGQTPPEEAPGTPPSPAGKKRHTLRNILVFLFLMLFCAGLYVWHDARTFLNSAPETPGKSLIVDIEPGMTLAQVADMLEKEGVITNSLRFQLLTRYKEKSRSLQAGRFLVHTGWLPEKVLDMLVSGKAMLYRLTIREGLPWWDVAELVEKGGFCKASDFTSVIHDPEFLRHWGIPFESAEGFLFPETYLLPHPRDMNKEAARAVANRLVEMFWQRADRLWPDKKRPSSAELRRLVTLASIVEKETSVPEERARVAGVYVNRLERGMLLQADPTVIYGLGRSFEGPLLRKDLENVHNRYNTYQNPGLPPGPICSFGAPALKAALQPEKHEYLYFVATGRDKGHTFSKSLTEHNRAVREYRAAIRRGGK; encoded by the coding sequence ATGAGTCAGGAACAGCCCACCCCGGAAGAACGCCACGAAGTCCCGCAGGGGCAGACCCCGCCGGAGGAAGCTCCGGGCACGCCGCCCTCTCCTGCCGGGAAAAAACGGCATACGCTGCGCAACATTCTTGTCTTTCTCTTTCTGATGCTTTTCTGCGCGGGCCTTTATGTATGGCACGACGCGCGCACCTTCCTGAACTCCGCTCCCGAAACGCCGGGCAAAAGCCTCATCGTGGACATAGAGCCGGGCATGACGCTGGCACAGGTGGCCGACATGCTGGAAAAGGAAGGGGTGATCACCAATTCCCTGCGCTTCCAGCTTCTGACGAGATACAAGGAAAAAAGCCGCAGCCTTCAGGCCGGGCGCTTTCTGGTACATACCGGATGGCTGCCGGAAAAGGTGCTGGACATGCTGGTTTCCGGCAAGGCCATGCTCTACCGGCTGACCATACGCGAAGGCCTGCCCTGGTGGGATGTGGCGGAACTTGTGGAAAAAGGCGGATTCTGCAAGGCTTCGGACTTCACCTCCGTCATTCACGACCCGGAATTTCTCCGCCACTGGGGTATTCCCTTCGAATCCGCCGAGGGATTTCTCTTCCCGGAAACCTATCTTCTTCCCCACCCGCGCGACATGAACAAGGAGGCCGCCCGCGCCGTGGCCAACCGTCTGGTGGAAATGTTCTGGCAGAGAGCGGACAGGCTCTGGCCGGACAAAAAACGGCCCTCTTCCGCCGAACTCAGAAGGCTGGTCACCCTCGCCTCCATCGTGGAAAAGGAAACCAGCGTTCCCGAGGAACGCGCCCGCGTGGCAGGCGTGTACGTCAACAGGCTGGAACGCGGTATGCTCCTTCAGGCCGATCCCACCGTCATCTACGGACTGGGACGCAGCTTTGAAGGGCCGCTGCTCCGCAAGGACCTGGAAAACGTCCATAACCGTTACAACACCTATCAGAATCCGGGCCTTCCTCCCGGCCCCATCTGCTCGTTCGGCGCTCCCGCGCTGAAGGCTGCCCTCCAGCCGGAAAAACATGAATACCTCTACTTCGTGGCCACGGGGCGCGACAAAGGGCACACCTTCTCCAAGAGCCTTACCGAGCACAACCGCGCCGTACGCGAGTACCGGGCGGCCATAAGACGCGGAGGAAAATAA
- a CDS encoding HU family DNA-binding protein, translating into MTKAELVEKIYAKSGLETKVKSEAALDAVISAISECLASGDSITLMGFGSFKVVKRAPRTGRNPRTNEKIEIPACSVVKFLPGKALKDAIK; encoded by the coding sequence ATGACGAAAGCTGAACTGGTCGAGAAGATCTACGCCAAGAGCGGCCTTGAGACGAAAGTAAAATCTGAAGCGGCGCTGGATGCTGTGATCTCCGCCATCTCCGAGTGCCTTGCTTCCGGCGATTCCATCACTCTGATGGGCTTTGGCAGCTTCAAGGTCGTCAAGCGCGCACCTCGTACCGGCCGTAACCCTCGTACCAACGAGAAGATTGAAATCCCCGCCTGCTCCGTTGTGAAGTTCCTTCCCGGTAAGGCTCTTAAGGACGCCATCAAGTAA
- the tnpA gene encoding IS200/IS605 family transposase translates to MNDQSLNHTRWNCKYHIVFAPKFRRKLVYGRYRRTIGEILRKLCEYKGIEIVEANACVDHIHMCVKIPPKYSVAQIMGYLKGKSSLMIFESFPHLRYKFGNRHFWCTGYFVSTVGVNEATIIKYVREQEERDKITDQYSLVERPVSSFTSSRK, encoded by the coding sequence ATGAATGACCAGAGTTTAAACCATACCCGTTGGAACTGCAAGTATCACATCGTTTTCGCTCCGAAATTCAGACGCAAGCTGGTATACGGAAGGTATCGCAGAACGATCGGCGAAATTCTGAGAAAACTGTGTGAATACAAAGGAATAGAGATAGTGGAAGCAAATGCGTGTGTGGACCATATTCATATGTGCGTCAAGATTCCGCCCAAGTATAGCGTGGCGCAGATCATGGGGTATTTGAAAGGGAAGAGTTCCTTGATGATATTCGAGAGTTTTCCGCATCTGCGCTACAAGTTCGGCAATCGCCATTTCTGGTGTACCGGTTATTTTGTCAGCACGGTGGGAGTAAATGAGGCGACCATCATCAAATATGTGAGGGAGCAGGAAGAACGAGACAAAATAACAGACCAGTATAGCCTGGTAGAACGGCCCGTCAGCTCGTTTACGAGCAGCAGGAAATAA
- the ffh gene encoding signal recognition particle protein gives MFESLTDRLTGVFRNLSGRAQLTESNIQDALREVRLALLEADVNFKIVKEFVDRVREAALGVQVMKGVTPAQQVIQVVHDELVKLLGGDDTGLKLQGAQPAVILMTGLQGSGKTTSSGKLALLLRKQKMRPYLVPADVYRPAAIDQLRTLAKQLDIPCFESTVDMNPVDIAREAVEDAKAKQCTVVIIDTAGRLHVDEPLMQELVAIKGAVHPQEILFVADAMTGQDAVTVAESFNDHLGITGVVLTKMDGDARGGAALSIKSVTGAPVKFVGMGEKLSEMEVFHPDRVAGRILGMGDVLTLLEKAQSEMEAEEAEALARKMQKAKFDLEDFRTQMRHMRKLGSLESLVKMIPGLGGLAGKLGDMSGHEKELNKTEAILNSMTSQERRNPDIINGSRRARIAKGSGTQVQDVNTLLRQFEQMKKMMQSMMQPGKRMPRIPQGMMNRLGGMGGMPGLGGLPGMGGLPGMGGMPALPGGVPGIPGSGKSATKKKRDKQKRKNKKR, from the coding sequence ATGTTTGAAAGCCTGACAGACCGACTCACCGGCGTATTCCGCAATCTCAGCGGCCGCGCCCAGCTCACGGAATCCAACATCCAGGACGCTCTGCGTGAAGTACGCCTCGCGCTTCTCGAAGCCGACGTGAACTTCAAGATCGTCAAGGAATTCGTGGATCGCGTGCGCGAGGCCGCGCTCGGCGTGCAGGTCATGAAGGGCGTCACGCCCGCACAGCAGGTCATACAGGTCGTGCACGACGAGCTGGTCAAGCTGCTCGGCGGCGACGACACCGGCCTGAAGCTTCAGGGCGCGCAGCCTGCGGTCATCCTCATGACGGGCCTGCAGGGTTCGGGTAAAACCACCTCCTCGGGCAAGCTGGCGCTTCTTCTCCGCAAGCAGAAGATGCGCCCCTATCTTGTTCCCGCCGACGTGTACCGCCCCGCCGCCATCGATCAGCTCCGCACGCTGGCAAAGCAGCTCGACATCCCCTGCTTCGAATCCACCGTGGACATGAACCCGGTGGACATCGCCCGTGAGGCCGTGGAGGACGCAAAGGCGAAGCAGTGCACCGTGGTCATCATCGACACCGCGGGCCGCCTCCATGTGGACGAACCTCTCATGCAGGAACTCGTCGCCATCAAGGGCGCGGTGCATCCGCAGGAAATCCTGTTCGTGGCCGACGCCATGACCGGTCAGGACGCCGTTACCGTCGCCGAGTCGTTCAACGACCATCTCGGCATCACGGGCGTGGTTCTCACCAAGATGGACGGCGACGCCAGAGGCGGCGCTGCTCTCTCCATCAAATCCGTCACGGGCGCGCCGGTAAAATTTGTCGGTATGGGCGAAAAGCTTTCCGAAATGGAAGTGTTCCATCCCGACCGTGTTGCGGGCCGCATCCTCGGCATGGGCGACGTGCTCACCCTGCTGGAAAAGGCGCAGAGCGAAATGGAGGCCGAAGAGGCCGAAGCTCTCGCCAGAAAGATGCAGAAGGCCAAGTTCGACCTGGAGGACTTCCGTACCCAGATGCGCCACATGCGCAAGCTGGGTTCCCTGGAATCGCTCGTAAAGATGATCCCCGGTCTCGGCGGTCTCGCCGGCAAGCTCGGGGACATGAGCGGCCACGAAAAGGAACTGAACAAGACGGAAGCCATCCTGAACTCCATGACCAGTCAGGAACGCCGCAACCCCGATATCATCAACGGAAGCCGCAGAGCCCGCATAGCGAAGGGTTCGGGCACCCAGGTGCAGGACGTGAACACGCTTCTGCGCCAGTTCGAGCAGATGAAAAAAATGATGCAGTCCATGATGCAGCCCGGCAAACGTATGCCCCGTATTCCCCAGGGCATGATGAACCGCCTGGGCGGCATGGGCGGCATGCCGGGCTTGGGTGGTCTGCCCGGCATGGGCGGACTGCCCGGAATGGGCGGCATGCCGGCGCTTCCCGGCGGCGTGCCCGGAATACCTGGCAGCGGAAAGTCCGCTACCAAGAAGAAACGCGACAAGCAGAAACGCAAAAACAAAAAAAGGTAG